One Catalinimonas alkaloidigena DNA window includes the following coding sequences:
- the fbp gene encoding class 1 fructose-bisphosphatase — protein MKEEKLALPVGVTLDRFIMRHQEQFPYASGELSQLLRDIALAGKIINREINRAGLSNIAGAYGSQNVQGEEQQKLDVVADIRFTRALRNGGEVCGIISEEEEDYIDTGNYKGKYIVAIDPLDGSSNIDVNVSIGTIFSIYRRRSPIGTPVQPEDFLQRGVDQVASGYVLYGSSSIMVYTTGQGVNGFTYEPSIGEFILSHPEIRTPKNGKIFSCNEGYYYLYDESIRQYIDQCKREKLMARYIGSLVADFHRNMLKGGIYLYPATPKSPQGKLRLMYECNALAFVIEQAGGMATDGQRRIMEIEPTGFHQRAPLFIGSPQMVKSIEAMMNQARVPNPTTSL, from the coding sequence ATGAAAGAGGAAAAACTAGCATTGCCGGTTGGCGTTACGCTCGACCGCTTCATCATGCGCCATCAGGAGCAGTTTCCATACGCTTCGGGCGAGTTGTCACAACTGCTGCGCGATATTGCGCTGGCGGGTAAAATCATCAACCGGGAGATCAACCGTGCCGGGCTGAGTAACATCGCCGGGGCGTATGGCTCGCAAAATGTGCAGGGCGAGGAACAACAGAAACTCGACGTAGTCGCCGACATTCGTTTTACGCGAGCATTGCGGAACGGCGGCGAGGTCTGCGGAATTATTTCGGAGGAAGAAGAAGACTACATCGATACGGGCAATTACAAAGGGAAATACATCGTGGCGATTGATCCGCTCGACGGTTCCTCCAACATTGACGTAAACGTGTCGATCGGTACGATTTTCTCGATCTACCGGCGGCGCTCGCCCATCGGGACCCCTGTTCAGCCTGAAGACTTTCTACAGCGCGGTGTCGATCAGGTGGCGTCCGGCTACGTTTTGTATGGCTCGTCGTCCATCATGGTATACACCACCGGGCAGGGGGTCAACGGCTTTACGTACGAACCTTCGATTGGTGAGTTCATCCTGTCGCATCCTGAAATCCGTACGCCCAAAAACGGTAAAATTTTCTCGTGCAATGAAGGGTACTACTATCTGTACGACGAATCGATTCGGCAGTACATTGATCAGTGCAAGCGGGAGAAACTGATGGCCCGGTACATCGGCTCGCTTGTGGCCGACTTCCACCGGAACATGCTGAAGGGGGGAATCTACCTCTACCCGGCCACGCCTAAATCACCCCAGGGCAAATTGCGCCTGATGTACGAATGCAATGCTCTGGCTTTTGTGATCGAACAGGCGGGGGGTATGGCGACCGACGGGCAACGGCGCATCATGGAGATCGAACCCACCGGGTTTCACCAGCGTGCGCCCCTTTTCATCGGTTCTCCTCAGATGGTGAAGTCAATCGAAGCGATGATGAACCAGGCGCGGGTGCCCAACCCTACGACCAGCCTTTAA